The genomic stretch TTCTACTTTGCCATAAATACAAAGAAGGAACGCTTGGAACGTCGCATTGTCAGTAAGCTCAGCCCTACGGCGTCGATATTGGAAAAAAAGTGACCGATCTCGATGTAGTAATCCCTTGTTTCAACATGCAAGCACTTGTTGCCCGTGCCATCGAAAGCGCCCACATAGCTGGAGCAAATAGAATAATTGTTGTTGATGATGGTTCAGCTGATGATTCGGCGATGATCGCCGAAAAGCATGGTGCAACTGTCATTCGTCAGGCAAATAGCGGTGCAGCAGCAGCGCGTCGTACGGGCGCAAAGGGATCAACTGCCACTTATCTGATTTTTTTGGACGCTGATGACCAATTGCTAGCGCCAGGAGTCAAAGAATCTCTCCTGCTACTTGAGTCCAACGTTGGTTCGCCAGCCGTCGGTGGAGCCGTAGTCGGTGTAATGCCGAATGGCAAAACGACGAGGCTCAAGAGCCATTACTCAAACTCAATTTCAACTGCTGATCTTCTGTCCAAGGGATTCGGTCCGTGGCCACCGGCTGCTGCGGTTGTTCGACGATTAGATTACCTCAAGGCAGAAAACCAATTTCCCAATAAGCTAACAACTGACTACGCAGAAGACTTTGAGATGTTTATTCGTCTGTCGATGATCGGCAAAATACTTAAACATGACGTTCCTGCTGCGAAATATAGAATGTTCGATGGAAAATCCAGTAAAGACTACCTTAAGCCGATAATGGCCAAGGAGCGAATTGTCGAATATTATGGTCAAGCTTTGAAGTTACCTCACACGGTTATGTCTGGTGTTGATATCCGGCTTGCTTCACATACTCGAGCGATCCGAACAATGATTGCACGCGCTGAGTACGGGAAACTAATCCTACTTATTGTCAAAAGTCTTGCTTTTGATCCGAAAATTAATTTTCTCGGAGTGAAAAAGGGTGTTCAGAAATTCATTAAAAGAGATGAAAAATGACTAAGACTCGATTCTATCGTAAGCTTAAAAGCAGAGCTAAAGAGATAGATCTTGGCTCAACGGCTAGCTACAAAGGGATCTCTTTAGCTTTCGGTCTTATTGCTAATCTTGGCGCAGTTGCGGTATTGAGTAACAAGTTTGGCGTTCATGAGTATGCCGCGTATTCGCTAATTGCATCGCTCATCTATCTGTTGCCCTTCGCAGATCTTGGTTTAGGTGCAAGCGTTGTCAATGCCGTATCGGATCAACGTGAACGGACAATGTCTCAACGCGATCTTTCACTCGTCCTGGGTCGAGTTCGGCTATTGCTCTCATTCGTCGGTTTCGTCCTAATCATTATCGCTGTGTTATTAACCATTTCAGGCGGATGGGCCATAGCGTTCGGCAGCTTGGGTGCAAATGACGGCATTTCCACTGCCGCGATGGTTACGGTCGCATCGATTGGTTTGGCCCTCCCTCTTGGGTTGGGCAGCCGAATTCTGCAAGGATTAGGACTCGTCAGGGAAACAGTCCGGGCATCGCTTTTCGCACCGATAGCAACTGTCACGCTGTTCCTTACATTCTTAATGATTAACGCTCCAGCAGCATTTTATCTTTGTGTACCAGCAGTTGGGTATTTCATCGTCGCAGTTGTCACCTACGTTCGTGCCATCAAGCTGCTAGACATCGACCGAGCCAGAATCCCAGATATTTTACTCGAAAAACTCTCTGAAAAGCGGTCCATCGCCAAGTCTGCCGTTCCTTTTTTCATTATTTCGATTGGATTAGCTTTTGGTCTTCAGAGCCATAGGCTGCTACTCGCGCAACTGGGAACTCCTACTGACGTGGCTACGTACTCCCTTGTTGCCCAGTTTACGGGCCCTATCCTTGCCATACTCACAGTCGCCGCTCAGAATCTTTGGTCTAGATACCGAAAATCAGGAATGACAGACCAATCCAGCTACCTGAGAGATATTTCTCTTTTCTCGCTACTCGGTATCTTCGGAAGCGTTATCTTGCTTGTCGCCATTCCGATGGCTTCGAAATTTCTGACAGCCGGAAACGTCCTCGTACCTGATCTCTTACTCTTCGGCGCCTCGATGTATATTGTTATTGTTGCGATTCACCAACCGGGCGCTATGCTCCTTAACGATCATTCCGGACTACGCTTTCAGGCTCTGCTGGTTGTTTCGGTTAGCTCAATTTCGTTTTATTTGCTATTTATTTACATTCCAAGCTTTGGAGCTTCCTTCACTTATCTCTGCTCTGCGATTGTAATGATATTTGTACAAGTTATTCCAACAGTTTTAATTTCTTTAAAGAGATTACGAAATGCGGAACAAGCCTTTCGCTAATTCCAATTTTGTATATATAAACTATTTTTTTATAAAGGCTTAATTTTCTATATACTCAGGGGTCCAGACAGGTCCGAACATTGACAATGTGCTGAATAGCCTCAGGAGGTAGTGCTGTTCTGACGACTTGGTAGAGCTGTTCTGGATACACGGTAGTGCTCGTAACCTTCTCATGATGCTCTGATCGATTCGCCACACAACACGGTGCGGCGAATCGATCAGAGGAGAAATACCTTGGTGGATTATCAAGCCATCATGTCTTTGATGTTCAAAGGCCGAACCTACATGGAAATCACCACGTCCGTAGGTTGCTCACATCGGGATGTCTCGACCGTGAAGAAAGCCATCACTACTGCCGGCATCACTGCGGAGCGCTTTGCCTCCCCGGGGAAGGTCCCTCAAAATCCGGTCGGTCAAAGGGATGCCGAGGCATGCTCGGGATAACGAAATCCTCGGAATAATCTTTCTAATCCCGAATTCGGGATTACCGGGACAAGGCACATGTCGAGCGAATGGTTCAAGCGGTGGAGAGCCGAGTCATCGGTTATCTCGCCTCCCAGACCTGGACCTCGTTCGAGGAACTCAACGACGTCGTGCAGGAACGACTGGTGGATCTGAACGAACAACTACGCCGGGTCAACGGGACCACGCGGCAAGAAGTCTTTGACGCCGAGGAAGCAGCGTTGCTACAGCCCCTGCCGGATCATCCGTTTGAATCGGTGGAATATAAGCAGTTGAAGGTCGGGCGGAACTATCACGTCACCAGCGACTACCAACACTATTCGGTGCCGTATGAGTTGGCCGGCAAGATTCTTTCAGTCCGGATCACCGCAACCACCGTGAGCATCTTTGACGGGCAAGCCAAAGTTTGTGAGCACCCGCGCAAGCTCGGGCGCCGGGGTCAATATTCCTCGGAGTTATCGCATGCTCCCAAGCATCACCAGCAGGTTCAGGGGTTGTGGTCCAGGGAGTGGTTCTTGAACCGTGCCCGGAATTATGGACCGGCTACCGTGCAAGTCATCACGCAGATTTTGGACCGCAGCAAGATTGAAGCCCAAGCCTTCTTGGCGTGCCGCAATATCCTCTCGGAGTTGGGCGGGAAGAAATCCTCGTTGGAGGAAGCGTGCCAGGAAATGCTGAACATCAACGGGTATCCGAACTACACCTCGCTCAAACGAGTGATGGCGACCTTGGCCGCGGCCAAGGCCCAACCGGCTGCGGCAGCTCCGGCAGCGCAGAACGTGAAGAATCTGAAGGACGTCCAGAACCTGCCCGGAGTGTTTGTTCGCGATGCGGCGCACTACAAGGGGTTCGGTGGTTCCCATGCTGAATAGTGAAGATCATCAGAAGATCAAGGATCTTCGACTCACCACGTTTGCCGACAAGTTCTTGGAGCTGACCAACGACGAAGCCAACGACACGTTGCTGCCGGAGGAAGTGTTCATGCAGGCGGTGAACCATTCTTTGGATTTGCGGCGGTCGAACAAGATCGACAAACTCATCAAACAGGCACGGTTTCCCCTACCGGGCGCATCGATTGCCGAGCTGCACTATGTTCCGGGTCGCAAGATCGATGAGGCACGGATGAAACGCTACGCGATGCATCAGTGGCGAGATGATCCGACGAACTTGTTGATCATCGCCCCCAGCGGTGGAGGCAAAACCTATATCGCCTGCGCGATAGGTATTGCTGCCTGCCATAGCGAGCACTCGGTGTTTTACACGCGGATGGACGTCCTGGCCAGAAAGCTGCTCATCGCACGGGGTGATAGCAAAGTTCATGATGCCCTGCTTGAAAAGTTACGGGAGGCAGATGTGTTGATCATTGACGACTTTTTGACCGTGGGTATCGATCAGAACATTGCCAGTGACCTGTTCGGGGTTTTGGCTGATCGGGAGCATCGGTTGCCGACGGTGATTGTCAGCCAGACCGATCCGGCGTATTGGGTTCAGGTACTACCTGACCGCGTGGCTGGGGATTCGATTGTGAATCGGCTGGCCAATAACACCAGGTGGCTCATGTTGGGAGATACCGACATGCGCAAGCTCAAACATGGGAAAGCCCGGGACTCAGACAATTTTTGGGAATAGATTTGCAGTCCGTTCCTGAACAGCTAACTCCCGAGCCTTCCCCCTAAATAGTATTGGCCAAGAGCCCGTCATCGGTTCTTGGTCAATACGGAAAAACCTCTGGGCGCACTACCGCTTCGCCGGAAACGCACTACCGTCTGCCCGGAAAATGCACTACCGAGTCGCCAGAACATCACTACCAAGAGACGCTATTTGGCACAATGACGGTAACCCAGCAGTCCGATGTAGGCCCATTTACGGCTGGCATCTGCAGAGGTTGTCCGGGCCCTGTTCAGTCCGCTGGCTGTTGGCCAGCTCGAAGCGTGGAAAATACGCCTGTCCGGTACGGATGTTCCTCGTCAGTGGTGTGCAATCTCGCAGCATCGTGGATACCGAGTTCCTGGAATGGCGTACCACTTAGGCATATTTACCAAATACTGAATAGCGGGTGATTTTACTTCGGTTCTGTCGACGTGAAAATGGAATACCGGGGTACCCGCCGGGTGCGTGGAATGGACATGCCACCCAGGCATATTTGTCACACCCAGAGGACGGAGTACGACTACCGCCAGAGGGAATTTATCAAATGTACCCCTAAGGGCTCTATTCTATAATATCGTTTATTTATTTTTTCTCCGTACTGTCAGAATATCATTCTCGGACTTTCGTGGGGCGACTTCGTGTTCGGTTGCGATCTTTTTAATACACTCCGGAATAAACCGAAGACTCAAAAGATTCATAAACGTACCCACGAGATCTGCATGCAACCGAAAATCAGATATGATTATTTCAACGTACCGTTACTGTCCGGGACATCCCTTGACTGATTTTTGTTTACATATACCTTCGGAGGAATGATTTGACGAAACGTGCACTAATCACGGGCATTACTGGACAGGATGGGTCTTACCTAGCGGAGCTGTTGCTAGGCAAAGGGTACGAAGTTCATGGTCTGATTCGTCGAGCTTCCACTTTTAATACTGCAAGGATCGACCACATGTATGTCGACCCACACCAGTCCGATGCCAAGCTTTTCCTGCACTACGGTGACCTCTCTGACGGTGCCCGACTGGTTACACTTCTTTCTAAAATCAACCCCGACGAGGTTTACAACCTCGCTGCGCAATCGCATGTACGAGTTTCATTCGATGAGCCCGAGCACACGGGCAACACTACGGGTATCGGCACTGTACGGTTGCTCGAAGCCCTGCGAATGGCCAACGTGGATTCTCGCTTTTACCAAGCTTCTTCGTCGGAAATGTTCGGAGCGACGCCACCGCCGCAGAACGAAGACACTCCCTTCTACCCTCGTTCGCCTTATGGCGCAGCGAAGGTATACAGCTATTGGATCACCAAGAACTATCGCGAAGCATACGGTATGTATGCGGTCAACGGAATTCTGTTTAACCATGAATCCCCACGCCGGGGCGAAACCTTCGTCACTCGCAAGATTACGCGCGCGGTTGCAGCCATCAAGGCGGGCAAGCAGGACGAACTTTTCATGGGCAACTTGGATGCCGTCCGTGATTGGGGCTACGCAGCGGAGTTCGTGGAAGGTATGTGGCGAATGCTTCAGGTCGACGAGCCAGAAGACTTTGTCTTGGCTACTAACGCCGGTTACTCGGTGCGCGATTTCCTCCAGATTTCTTTTGAACACGCAGGACTTAACTGGGAAAACCATGTCCGTTTCGACGAACGCTACCTCCGCCCAACCGAAGTTGACGCTCTTATCGGTGACTACTCAAAAGCGGAAAAGAAACTAGGTTGGGTTCCAACTGTCAAGACTCCAGAACTTGCTCGCATCATGGTCGATGCTGACATTGAAGCTTTGAAGAATGCCGGAAACTCATGGATTGACACGGTCAACCTTGCTAGCTGGAAGGTTCCTGCCTAAGTGGAGGCCTCAGAATTCACCCCGCGACCACTTGACCGTTCGGCAAAAATCTACGTCGCCGGGCACCGAGGACTCGTAGGTTCTGCTATTTGGCGCAAACTCGAAGCCGAAGGTTTTAGGAATATCATTGGACGAAGCTCTTCCGAGCTGGATCTAAAGGACCGCGGAGCAGTTTTTGACTTCTTCGAATCTGAGAAGCCAGAGTATGTTGTTCTTGCAGCTGCCAAAGTAGGTGGAATCTTAGCAAACAACACTTACCCAGCTGATTTCTTGAGCGAGAATTTGCAGATCCAAGTCAACACCATGGACGCAGCACTCGTAAACGATGTTGAACGGTTGCTCTTCTTGGGTTCCTCATGTATCTATCCCCAGATGGCTCCGCAGCCGCTGAAGGAAGAATATCTACTGACGGGTCACCTAGAACCTACAAATGATTCTTACGCAATAGCAAAGATTGCCGGCATACTTCAAGTCCAGGCAATTCGCCGTCAGCATGACAAGTCTTGGATCTCTGCAATGCCTACGAATCTCTATGGACCAGGGGACAATTTCTCTCCTCAGGGATCCCATGTTCTGCCTGCCCTTATCCGCCGATATGACGAAGCAGTCCAAAACGGTGCGACTTCTGTCACGAACTGGGGCAGCGGAACTCCACTGCGAGAATTTCTCCACGTTGATGACATGGCTTCCGCGTGCCTATTCCTCTTGGAAAACTACGATGGCCCAGATCAAGTTAATGTTGGTGTTGGGTCGGATGTCACTATCAAGGAACTTTCCGAAATCGTGGCACGTTCTGTCGGCTACAAAGGTGCGATGGAATGGGACTCGACAAAGCCCGATGGGACTCCACGCAAGCTTATGGACATTTCAAAACTTGCAGAAGCAGGGTGGACAGCCCAGATCGGGCTATGTGAAGGAATTCAACAGACCGTCGATTGGTTCCGCGCCAATCAAGGTACTTTTCGCAGTTAGCTCTTAGAGCGGAAATGGTTGGCTTCATCCCCGTTTCAAACATCATTCGTTAGGTCCGCTGCCAGTACGTATGCGGTTATGCGCACTGGCAGTCAGCCGGTGTACTTTTCACGGGAGTTAAAGTGTCACAACGCATTGCGGTCATCGGTATGGGCTATTTGGGTGCCACCCATGCGGCCTGTATGGCAGAACTTGGCTTTGAAGTTATTGGCCTAGATGTTGACCAAACCAAAATAGATAGTCTCTCCCGCGGTGAACTTCCTTTTCACGAACCGGGCCTTCCAGAACTACTGCGCAAGCATGTTTCCAATGGTTTGCTCCGGTTCACCACTTCCTACGAAGAAGTAGGCGCATGGGCAGACATACACTTCATTGGCGTGGGGACACCACAGACCCCCGGTGATAACGCAGCGGATCTTACTTATGTTGATGCAGCGACGCTGTCACTCGCGAAGCACATCTCCAAGGATGCCTTCATCATCGGAAAGTCAACTGTTCCTGTAGGCACGGCACGTCGTCTGAAGCACCTAGTGGCGAGTAACAAAAAGCCCCAAGTTTCGATCGGATTTGCTTGGAATCCGGAATTTCTTCGCGAGGGTTTCGCAGTCAAGGACACTCTTCACCCTGACCGTCTAGTGGTCGGTGTCGATGATGAACGGACTGAAAATGTCCTTCGGAGTATCTATGCTGCGGCCCTCGAAAACGATACACCCTTTATTTCAACTGATTTCGAAACTGCTGAATTGGTAAAGGTTGCTGCCAATGCTTTCCTGGCTACGAAAATCTCATTCATCAACGCATTTTCAGA from Paeniglutamicibacter sp. Y32M11 encodes the following:
- a CDS encoding glycosyltransferase family 2 protein, with product MTDLDVVIPCFNMQALVARAIESAHIAGANRIIVVDDGSADDSAMIAEKHGATVIRQANSGAAAARRTGAKGSTATYLIFLDADDQLLAPGVKESLLLLESNVGSPAVGGAVVGVMPNGKTTRLKSHYSNSISTADLLSKGFGPWPPAAAVVRRLDYLKAENQFPNKLTTDYAEDFEMFIRLSMIGKILKHDVPAAKYRMFDGKSSKDYLKPIMAKERIVEYYGQALKLPHTVMSGVDIRLASHTRAIRTMIARAEYGKLILLIVKSLAFDPKINFLGVKKGVQKFIKRDEK
- a CDS encoding oligosaccharide flippase family protein, whose product is MTKTRFYRKLKSRAKEIDLGSTASYKGISLAFGLIANLGAVAVLSNKFGVHEYAAYSLIASLIYLLPFADLGLGASVVNAVSDQRERTMSQRDLSLVLGRVRLLLSFVGFVLIIIAVLLTISGGWAIAFGSLGANDGISTAAMVTVASIGLALPLGLGSRILQGLGLVRETVRASLFAPIATVTLFLTFLMINAPAAFYLCVPAVGYFIVAVVTYVRAIKLLDIDRARIPDILLEKLSEKRSIAKSAVPFFIISIGLAFGLQSHRLLLAQLGTPTDVATYSLVAQFTGPILAILTVAAQNLWSRYRKSGMTDQSSYLRDISLFSLLGIFGSVILLVAIPMASKFLTAGNVLVPDLLLFGASMYIVIVAIHQPGAMLLNDHSGLRFQALLVVSVSSISFYLLFIYIPSFGASFTYLCSAIVMIFVQVIPTVLISLKRLRNAEQAFR
- a CDS encoding ATP-binding protein, translated to MLNSEDHQKIKDLRLTTFADKFLELTNDEANDTLLPEEVFMQAVNHSLDLRRSNKIDKLIKQARFPLPGASIAELHYVPGRKIDEARMKRYAMHQWRDDPTNLLIIAPSGGGKTYIACAIGIAACHSEHSVFYTRMDVLARKLLIARGDSKVHDALLEKLREADVLIIDDFLTVGIDQNIASDLFGVLADREHRLPTVIVSQTDPAYWVQVLPDRVAGDSIVNRLANNTRWLMLGDTDMRKLKHGKARDSDNFWE
- the gmd gene encoding GDP-mannose 4,6-dehydratase: MTKRALITGITGQDGSYLAELLLGKGYEVHGLIRRASTFNTARIDHMYVDPHQSDAKLFLHYGDLSDGARLVTLLSKINPDEVYNLAAQSHVRVSFDEPEHTGNTTGIGTVRLLEALRMANVDSRFYQASSSEMFGATPPPQNEDTPFYPRSPYGAAKVYSYWITKNYREAYGMYAVNGILFNHESPRRGETFVTRKITRAVAAIKAGKQDELFMGNLDAVRDWGYAAEFVEGMWRMLQVDEPEDFVLATNAGYSVRDFLQISFEHAGLNWENHVRFDERYLRPTEVDALIGDYSKAEKKLGWVPTVKTPELARIMVDADIEALKNAGNSWIDTVNLASWKVPA
- a CDS encoding GDP-L-fucose synthase, which gives rise to MEASEFTPRPLDRSAKIYVAGHRGLVGSAIWRKLEAEGFRNIIGRSSSELDLKDRGAVFDFFESEKPEYVVLAAAKVGGILANNTYPADFLSENLQIQVNTMDAALVNDVERLLFLGSSCIYPQMAPQPLKEEYLLTGHLEPTNDSYAIAKIAGILQVQAIRRQHDKSWISAMPTNLYGPGDNFSPQGSHVLPALIRRYDEAVQNGATSVTNWGSGTPLREFLHVDDMASACLFLLENYDGPDQVNVGVGSDVTIKELSEIVARSVGYKGAMEWDSTKPDGTPRKLMDISKLAEAGWTAQIGLCEGIQQTVDWFRANQGTFRS